A window of Streptomyces sp. DG1A-41 contains these coding sequences:
- a CDS encoding NADP-dependent oxidoreductase, producing MKAISYSRYGGPEVLAFGEVRDPKIGPDSVLVKVRAAAVNPVDWKAREGHLEGLFEAAFPVVPGWDVSGVVVRPGVAVSEFDVGDEVIGYVREDFLSRGTFAEYVAAPLRTLARKPRNLSFEEAAGLPLVGLTAYQVLVKVLQVKRGETVLVHAAAGGVGSLAVQLGTHIGARVIGTASESNHDFVRGLGGEPVTYGEGLGERVRGLAPEGVDAVFDTVGGDALKVSANLLAPEGRLVSVADVGVVNYGGRYYFVRPDAEDLQRMSELAEQGVVSVHVSETFPLERAADAHRLNEEGRTRGKIIVTVNWETDDT from the coding sequence ATGAAGGCCATCAGCTACTCACGGTACGGCGGACCCGAGGTGCTGGCGTTCGGTGAGGTCCGCGATCCCAAGATCGGCCCGGACTCGGTGCTGGTGAAGGTGCGGGCGGCGGCCGTGAACCCCGTCGACTGGAAGGCCCGCGAGGGCCACCTCGAAGGGCTCTTCGAGGCCGCCTTCCCCGTGGTGCCCGGCTGGGACGTCTCGGGCGTCGTCGTACGGCCCGGCGTGGCCGTGTCGGAGTTCGACGTCGGCGACGAGGTCATCGGGTACGTACGCGAGGACTTCCTCTCCCGCGGCACCTTCGCCGAGTACGTGGCCGCGCCCCTGCGCACCCTCGCGCGCAAGCCGCGCAACCTCTCCTTCGAGGAGGCGGCCGGACTGCCGCTGGTCGGGCTCACCGCCTATCAGGTGCTGGTCAAAGTGCTCCAGGTGAAGCGGGGCGAGACCGTGCTGGTGCACGCCGCGGCCGGCGGGGTCGGCTCGCTCGCCGTACAGCTCGGCACCCACATCGGCGCCCGGGTGATCGGCACGGCGAGCGAGTCCAACCACGACTTCGTGCGCGGCCTCGGCGGGGAGCCGGTGACGTACGGCGAGGGCCTGGGCGAGCGGGTGCGCGGGCTGGCGCCCGAGGGTGTGGACGCGGTGTTCGACACGGTCGGCGGGGACGCGCTGAAGGTCTCGGCGAACCTGCTGGCCCCCGAGGGCCGCCTGGTGTCGGTCGCCGACGTCGGCGTCGTGAACTACGGCGGCCGCTACTACTTCGTCCGCCCCGACGCCGAGGACCTCCAGCGGATGTCCGAACTGGCGGAACAGGGCGTGGTGAGCGTGCACGTCTCCGAGACGTTCCCACTGGAACGCGCGGCGGACGCGCACCGGCTGAACGAGGAGGGCCGGACGCGCGGCAAGATCATCGTGACGGTGAACTGGGAGACGGACGACACTTAG
- a CDS encoding DUF1343 domain-containing protein has translation MHPSRRSLLTAATAAAVSATPTATAAQPHRRFGTGFERLAHDGYALLDGQKVGIVTNPTGTTRDVRHIVDVMHADTRVDPRAVFGPEHGFRGTAQAGGSEGRYDDPATGLPVYDTYLKSGRPLADIFTASGVDTVVFDIQDVGARFYTYIWTLYDCMEAARLAGKRFVVLDRPNPVTGRAALGPVLHKEFATFIGRQPISQAHGMTVAELARLFNEEFLTEPVPLETVLMSGWKRSDFYDASGLPWVPPSPNMPTPETALVYSGTCLFEGTNLSEGRGTTRPFELLGAEGIDRRWAAAVNELALPGVRFREAYFAPTFSKFQGRTIGGVQVHVHDRDVFDPVRTGIALLVTARKVWSGFAWRSDHWIDKLTGSARVRTMIDAGADTGEVVAGWQEELAAFRRMRRKYLLYR, from the coding sequence ATGCACCCTTCAAGACGATCCTTACTCACGGCGGCCACGGCAGCAGCCGTCTCGGCCACGCCCACCGCAACCGCAGCCCAGCCCCACCGGCGGTTCGGCACCGGCTTCGAACGACTCGCCCACGACGGCTACGCCCTGCTCGACGGCCAAAAGGTCGGCATCGTCACCAACCCCACCGGCACAACCCGCGACGTCCGCCACATCGTCGACGTCATGCACGCGGACACCCGAGTGGATCCAAGGGCCGTCTTCGGCCCTGAACACGGCTTCCGCGGCACCGCCCAGGCCGGCGGTTCCGAGGGCCGCTACGACGACCCGGCGACCGGCCTGCCCGTCTACGACACGTACCTCAAGAGCGGCCGGCCGCTCGCCGACATCTTCACCGCGTCCGGCGTGGACACGGTCGTGTTCGACATCCAGGACGTCGGCGCGCGCTTCTACACGTACATCTGGACCCTGTACGACTGCATGGAGGCGGCGCGGCTCGCCGGCAAGCGGTTCGTGGTCCTGGACCGGCCCAACCCGGTGACCGGACGTGCGGCGCTGGGACCGGTGCTGCACAAGGAGTTCGCCACCTTCATCGGGCGGCAGCCCATCTCACAGGCCCACGGGATGACCGTCGCGGAGCTGGCACGGCTGTTCAACGAGGAGTTCCTGACCGAGCCCGTACCGCTGGAGACGGTGTTGATGTCCGGCTGGAAACGCTCGGACTTCTACGACGCCTCCGGTCTGCCGTGGGTGCCGCCGAGCCCGAACATGCCGACGCCGGAGACGGCCCTGGTGTACTCGGGGACATGCCTGTTCGAGGGCACGAACCTGTCGGAGGGGCGCGGCACGACCCGGCCGTTCGAGCTGCTCGGCGCGGAGGGCATCGACCGGCGCTGGGCCGCCGCCGTGAACGAACTCGCCCTGCCCGGCGTGCGCTTCAGGGAGGCGTACTTCGCGCCCACCTTCTCGAAGTTCCAGGGCAGGACGATCGGCGGTGTACAGGTCCATGTGCACGACCGGGACGTCTTCGATCCCGTACGGACGGGGATCGCCCTGCTCGTGACCGCCAGGAAGGTGTGGAGCGGGTTCGCCTGGCGCTCCGACCACTGGATCGACAAACTCACCGGCTCCGCGCGCGTGCGCACGATGATCGACGCAGGCGCGGACACCGGCGAGGTCGTGGCGGGCTGGCAGGAGGAGCTGGCGGCGTTCCGGAGGATGCGGCGGAAGTACCTCCTCTACCGCTGA
- a CDS encoding AMP-binding protein, whose protein sequence is MTESRYAAKPWLNLLNDAQKGPISPAGSLVHALRRAVAETPDSDFLAYFDGRVTYRDVDELSDSVAGHLTTRGLERGDRVAVLLQNSPHFVLAVLGAWKAGAVVVPVNPMYKSGEVAHVLRDAEVAALICSDRAWESYLRETAADSPVRIVLTGCELDFQTRGDARVLTFERLPQARDADDLVTVARAGHKAPGDRDPAPSDIALISYTSGTSGTPKGATNTHGNITYNAERQRTGLGLPERPVYFALAPLFHITGMVCQFGACLNSAGTLVLAYRFEAGVVLDAFAEHRPHYTVGPSTAFMALAAHPSVTRDHFSSFRVISSGGAPLPPALVEKFRAGFGPYIRNGYGLTECTAPCASVPPGLEAPVDPVSGTLAVGLPGPHTVVRIVDDAGEEVPFGEQGEIVVRGPQIVPGYWRRPDATAETFSGAELRTGDIGFMDEQGWLYVVDRKKDMINASGFKVWPREVEDVLYTHPAVREAAVVGVPDGYRGETVKAYISLRPDADTDPDALAAYCKERLAAYKYPRQVEILPDLPKTASGKILRRELRSRTQGN, encoded by the coding sequence GTGACCGAGTCCCGTTACGCGGCCAAGCCCTGGCTGAACCTGCTGAACGACGCCCAGAAGGGCCCGATAAGCCCCGCCGGTTCCCTCGTGCACGCCCTGCGCCGGGCCGTGGCCGAGACGCCCGACAGCGACTTCCTGGCCTACTTCGACGGCCGCGTGACCTACCGGGACGTAGACGAGCTCAGCGACTCCGTCGCCGGGCATCTCACGACGCGCGGACTGGAGCGCGGCGACCGGGTCGCGGTGCTGCTCCAGAACTCCCCGCACTTCGTGCTCGCCGTGCTGGGCGCCTGGAAGGCGGGCGCGGTCGTCGTGCCCGTCAACCCGATGTACAAGTCGGGCGAGGTCGCCCACGTCCTGCGGGACGCCGAGGTCGCCGCGCTGATCTGCTCGGACCGGGCCTGGGAGTCGTATCTGCGCGAGACCGCGGCGGACTCACCCGTGCGGATCGTGCTCACCGGGTGCGAGCTGGACTTCCAGACGCGGGGCGACGCGCGCGTGCTGACCTTCGAGCGGCTGCCGCAGGCCCGGGACGCCGACGACCTGGTGACTGTGGCGCGGGCCGGGCACAAGGCGCCCGGGGACCGGGACCCCGCGCCCTCCGACATCGCGCTGATCAGCTACACCTCGGGCACCAGCGGCACGCCCAAGGGCGCCACCAACACGCACGGCAACATCACGTACAACGCCGAGCGGCAGCGGACGGGCCTCGGTCTGCCCGAGCGGCCCGTGTACTTCGCGCTGGCGCCGCTGTTCCACATCACCGGCATGGTCTGCCAGTTCGGCGCCTGTCTGAACAGCGCGGGCACGCTCGTGCTGGCCTACCGCTTCGAGGCCGGCGTGGTGCTCGACGCGTTCGCCGAGCACCGCCCGCACTACACCGTCGGCCCGTCCACGGCCTTCATGGCGCTGGCCGCCCACCCGTCCGTCACCCGTGACCACTTCTCCTCCTTCCGGGTGATCTCCTCCGGCGGTGCCCCGCTGCCGCCCGCGCTGGTGGAGAAGTTCCGGGCCGGTTTCGGGCCGTACATCCGCAACGGCTACGGCCTGACCGAGTGCACCGCCCCCTGCGCCTCCGTGCCGCCCGGCCTGGAGGCCCCCGTCGACCCGGTCTCCGGTACCCTCGCGGTCGGCCTCCCCGGCCCCCACACAGTCGTACGGATCGTCGACGACGCCGGCGAAGAGGTCCCCTTCGGCGAACAGGGCGAGATCGTCGTACGAGGTCCGCAAATCGTGCCCGGCTACTGGCGGCGCCCCGACGCCACCGCCGAGACGTTCTCCGGCGCCGAACTGCGCACCGGCGACATCGGCTTCATGGACGAGCAGGGCTGGCTGTACGTCGTCGACCGCAAGAAGGACATGATCAACGCGTCCGGCTTCAAGGTGTGGCCGCGCGAGGTCGAGGACGTGCTCTACACGCACCCGGCGGTGCGCGAGGCCGCTGTCGTCGGCGTGCCCGACGGGTACCGCGGGGAGACCGTCAAGGCGTACATCAGCCTGCGTCCGGACGCCGACACGGACCCGGATGCACTCGCCGCCTACTGCAAAGAGAGACTGGCCGCCTACAAATACCCGCGCCAGGTGGAGATCCTTCCGGACTTGCCGAAGACGGCCAGTGGGAAGATCCTCCGTCGGGAGCTTCGTTCCCGGACGCAAGGCAATTGA
- a CDS encoding acyl-CoA dehydrogenase family protein — MDFAFDARTEELRGKLLAFMDEYVYPAEAVAHEQRALLASPWETPAVVEELKAEARRQGLWNLFLPDSEYGAGLTNLQYAPLAEIMGRSPQLAPTVTNCAAPDTGNMEVLTQFGDEQQRKQWLEPLLAGEIRSAFAMTEPEVASSDATNITTHIERDGDEYVVTGRKWYISGALHPDCKIFIVMGKTDPEGSDIRRQQSMILVPRDTPGVTIKRAMQVFGYEDHYHGGHAEVIFDHARVPASNLIGEEGGGFAIAQARLGPGRIHHCMRLIGMAERAIELMCRRAVSRTAFGKALAQQGVVHNWIADARVTVEQVRLLVLKTAWLMDTVGNKGAHTEIQSIKIATPRAVVGILDRAIQLHGAGGVSQDFPLAELYAGARTLMIADGPDEVHQRSLARRELKRYV, encoded by the coding sequence ATGGACTTCGCGTTCGACGCGCGCACCGAGGAGCTGCGCGGCAAGCTGCTGGCCTTCATGGACGAGTACGTCTATCCGGCCGAGGCCGTCGCGCACGAGCAGCGGGCCCTGCTCGCCTCACCGTGGGAGACCCCGGCGGTGGTCGAGGAGCTGAAGGCCGAGGCGCGCAGGCAGGGCCTGTGGAACCTCTTCCTGCCGGACTCCGAGTACGGTGCCGGGCTCACCAACCTCCAGTACGCGCCGCTCGCCGAGATCATGGGGCGCTCCCCGCAGCTGGCCCCGACGGTGACGAACTGCGCGGCACCCGACACGGGCAACATGGAGGTGCTCACCCAGTTCGGCGACGAGCAGCAGCGCAAGCAATGGCTGGAGCCGCTGCTCGCGGGCGAGATCCGCTCGGCGTTCGCGATGACCGAGCCGGAGGTGGCCTCCTCGGACGCCACCAACATCACGACGCACATCGAGCGGGACGGTGACGAGTATGTCGTCACCGGCCGCAAGTGGTACATCTCCGGGGCGTTGCACCCGGACTGCAAGATCTTCATCGTGATGGGCAAGACGGACCCGGAGGGTTCCGACATCCGCCGTCAGCAGTCGATGATCCTGGTCCCCCGTGACACGCCGGGCGTGACGATCAAGCGCGCGATGCAGGTCTTCGGCTACGAGGACCACTACCACGGCGGCCATGCCGAGGTGATCTTCGACCACGCGCGCGTGCCGGCGTCGAACCTCATCGGCGAGGAGGGCGGCGGCTTCGCCATCGCACAGGCCCGGCTCGGTCCCGGCCGGATCCACCACTGCATGCGGCTGATCGGGATGGCGGAGCGGGCGATCGAGCTGATGTGCCGCCGGGCGGTGTCCCGTACGGCCTTCGGGAAGGCGCTGGCCCAGCAGGGTGTGGTGCACAACTGGATCGCGGATGCGCGGGTGACCGTCGAGCAGGTGCGGCTGCTGGTGCTGAAGACGGCGTGGCTGATGGACACGGTGGGGAACAAGGGGGCGCACACGGAGATCCAGTCCATCAAGATCGCTACGCCCCGGGCGGTCGTGGGCATCCTCGACCGGGCGATCCAGTTGCACGGTGCGGGGGGTGTGAGCCAGGACTTCCCGCTGGCGGAGCTGTACGCGGGGGCGCGGACGCTGATGATCGCCGACGGGCCGGACGAGGTGCATCAGCGGTCGCTGGCGCGGCGGGAGCTGAAGCGGTACGTGTGA
- a CDS encoding SDR family oxidoreductase: MVGAFQGAGVVVTGAGGGIGAALARRFAAEGARVVVNDLDAERAKHVAEEVGGVAVPGDASAIVAYARDALGGTVDVYCANAGVAFEGGDADGPLDEKAWATSWDVNVMAHVRAAHELLPAWLERGSGRFVSTVSAAGLLTMIGAAPYAVTKHGALAFAEWLSLTYRHRGVKVHAICPQGVRTDMLAATGSAGDLVLQPTAIEPEAVADALVKGIEEDRFLILPHPEVAAYYQARAGDPDRWLTGMNRIQQQWEDNR, from the coding sequence ATGGTGGGAGCCTTTCAAGGGGCTGGAGTCGTTGTCACGGGGGCCGGTGGCGGGATCGGAGCCGCGCTCGCCCGGCGCTTCGCCGCCGAGGGGGCCCGGGTCGTCGTCAACGACCTGGACGCCGAGCGGGCCAAGCACGTCGCGGAGGAGGTCGGGGGTGTCGCCGTGCCCGGCGACGCCTCGGCGATCGTCGCCTACGCCCGCGACGCGCTCGGCGGGACCGTCGACGTCTACTGCGCCAACGCCGGCGTCGCCTTCGAAGGTGGCGACGCCGACGGGCCCCTGGACGAGAAGGCCTGGGCGACCTCCTGGGACGTGAACGTCATGGCGCATGTCCGGGCCGCTCACGAGCTGCTGCCCGCCTGGCTGGAGCGGGGCAGCGGCCGGTTCGTCTCCACCGTCTCCGCCGCCGGGCTGCTCACCATGATCGGCGCCGCGCCCTACGCCGTCACCAAGCACGGCGCCCTCGCCTTCGCCGAGTGGCTGTCACTGACCTACCGGCACCGGGGCGTGAAGGTCCACGCCATCTGCCCGCAGGGCGTCCGCACCGACATGCTGGCCGCGACCGGCAGCGCGGGCGACCTGGTGCTCCAGCCGACCGCGATCGAGCCGGAGGCCGTGGCGGACGCCCTGGTCAAGGGCATCGAGGAGGACCGCTTCCTGATCCTGCCGCACCCCGAGGTCGCCGCCTACTACCAGGCCAGGGCCGGTGACCCCGACCGCTGGCTGACCGGCATGAACCGCATCCAGCAGCAGTGGGAGGACAACCGGTGA
- a CDS encoding serine-threonine protein kinase has protein sequence MADPAMSVTPYWELAFDAGGDPEGRRRDRLLAGVTERKVRDLVVFAHGWNNDRSGATRLYDRFLAPVPRLAPAARIGYVGVLWPAMRFSDEPIPDFPRAVAAETPRRPVLDKDTRHALLESFPGRAILVDQIARLLEQQPPEEAELEEFGRLVRLLVEVVAPGPQALFAADTVAEGVPQSEPEMFAGSSAAACEEFARALAGLETSGAQQGFGLPNPWEGAHELLRQATYYAMKRRAGTVGERGLGRVVGQLAKAAPGVRVHLVGHSFGARLVSFALRGLPEGVRTVKSVTLLQGAFSHYAFAARLPHDARAGGVLQGQQNRVDGPLVCCHSRHDSALGTLYPLASRMAGDSRSVAGLGIGRALGAKWGAMGYGGVRAVPGTHAYTLAEALRTKLPASGCVNVDAAAVVRRGGPPAGAHSDILHEELARLVLAAGRIR, from the coding sequence ATGGCGGATCCGGCGATGAGCGTGACTCCCTACTGGGAGCTGGCCTTCGACGCGGGCGGGGACCCGGAGGGCCGCCGGCGCGACCGGCTGCTCGCCGGGGTGACCGAACGGAAGGTGCGCGATCTGGTCGTCTTCGCGCACGGCTGGAACAACGACCGTTCGGGTGCGACCCGGCTCTACGACCGGTTCCTGGCGCCCGTTCCGCGGCTGGCCCCGGCGGCCCGGATCGGGTACGTCGGGGTGCTGTGGCCGGCGATGCGGTTCTCCGACGAACCGATCCCGGACTTCCCGCGGGCCGTGGCGGCCGAGACACCCCGGCGCCCGGTGCTCGACAAGGACACGCGGCACGCGCTGCTGGAGTCGTTCCCCGGGCGGGCGATCCTGGTCGACCAGATCGCCCGGTTGCTGGAGCAGCAGCCGCCGGAGGAGGCCGAACTGGAGGAGTTCGGGCGGCTCGTGCGGCTGCTGGTGGAGGTGGTGGCGCCCGGGCCGCAGGCGCTGTTCGCGGCGGACACGGTGGCGGAGGGCGTGCCGCAGAGCGAGCCGGAGATGTTCGCCGGCTCCTCGGCGGCGGCCTGCGAGGAGTTCGCGCGGGCGCTGGCGGGACTCGAAACGTCCGGCGCGCAGCAGGGGTTCGGCCTCCCCAACCCCTGGGAGGGGGCGCACGAGCTGCTGCGGCAGGCGACGTACTACGCGATGAAGCGGCGTGCGGGAACGGTCGGTGAGCGCGGTCTCGGAAGGGTCGTCGGGCAGCTCGCGAAGGCGGCACCGGGTGTGCGCGTGCACCTCGTCGGGCACAGTTTCGGCGCGCGGCTGGTGTCGTTCGCGCTGCGCGGCCTGCCCGAGGGCGTGCGCACGGTGAAGTCGGTGACGCTGCTCCAAGGGGCGTTCTCCCACTACGCGTTCGCGGCCCGGCTGCCGCACGACGCCCGCGCCGGAGGGGTGCTCCAGGGGCAGCAGAACCGCGTCGACGGTCCCCTGGTGTGCTGCCACTCCCGGCACGACTCGGCCCTGGGCACGCTGTATCCGCTGGCCTCGCGCATGGCGGGCGACAGCCGGTCGGTCGCCGGCCTCGGCATCGGGCGGGCCCTGGGCGCCAAGTGGGGCGCGATGGGCTACGGCGGGGTGCGGGCGGTGCCGGGCACGCACGCGTACACCCTCGCCGAGGCCCTGCGGACGAAGCTGCCCGCCTCGGGGTGCGTGAACGTCGACGCGGCGGCGGTGGTCAGACGCGGTGGCCCGCCCGCCGGCGCGCACAGCGACATCCTGCACGAGGAACTGGCCCGGCTGGTGCTGGCGGCGGGCCGCATCCGCTGA
- a CDS encoding phosphotransferase family protein, protein MSPDHPPGLDLDRLRGLLDRERPGLVSGALSGRLIEGGRSNLTYAVSDGTSRWVVRRPPLGHVLATAHDMKREHRVISALHPTAVPVPRPVLLCEDEEVLGAPFYVMEFVEGIPYRTADQLAPLGPERTRGAVLNLVDALVELHAVDPGEVGLADFGLPEGFLDRQLRRWGKQLNASRNRELAGIDELHATLGRRLPSSPAPAVVHGDYRLDNVLIGEDDRIKAVLDWEMSTLGDPLTDLGLLAMYSTPLDTADSPVSTTAEAPGHPDPAELIERYAVRSGRDVPAVSWYTAFAWFKLAVILEGIHYRYTLGQTVGRGFDRIGDLVPVFIEHGLTTLQEG, encoded by the coding sequence ATGAGCCCCGACCACCCGCCCGGACTCGACCTCGACCGGCTGCGCGGCCTGCTCGACCGCGAGCGGCCCGGCCTGGTGAGCGGCGCCCTGTCCGGCCGGCTGATCGAGGGCGGACGGTCGAACCTCACCTACGCCGTCTCCGACGGCACCTCCCGGTGGGTCGTGCGGCGGCCCCCGCTCGGCCATGTCCTGGCCACCGCGCACGACATGAAGCGCGAGCACCGGGTGATCAGCGCGCTGCACCCGACGGCCGTGCCGGTGCCGCGGCCGGTGCTGTTGTGCGAGGACGAGGAGGTGCTCGGCGCGCCGTTCTACGTCATGGAGTTCGTCGAGGGCATCCCGTACCGCACGGCCGACCAGCTCGCCCCGCTCGGTCCGGAGCGGACCCGGGGCGCGGTGCTGAACCTGGTCGACGCGCTGGTGGAGCTGCACGCGGTGGACCCGGGCGAGGTGGGGCTCGCGGACTTCGGCCTGCCCGAGGGCTTCCTGGACCGGCAGCTGCGGCGCTGGGGCAAGCAGCTGAACGCCTCCCGCAACCGCGAGCTGGCCGGGATCGACGAGCTGCACGCGACGCTCGGGCGGCGGCTGCCGTCCTCCCCCGCCCCGGCCGTGGTGCACGGCGACTACCGGCTGGACAACGTCCTGATAGGCGAGGACGACCGCATCAAGGCGGTCCTCGACTGGGAGATGTCCACCCTGGGCGACCCGCTCACCGACCTGGGCCTGCTGGCGATGTACAGCACGCCGCTCGACACGGCGGACTCCCCCGTCTCCACGACGGCCGAGGCGCCGGGTCACCCGGACCCGGCCGAACTGATCGAGCGGTACGCCGTGCGCTCGGGGCGCGATGTCCCCGCGGTCTCCTGGTACACGGCGTTCGCCTGGTTCAAGCTCGCCGTGATCCTGGAGGGCATCCACTACCGCTACACCCTGGGCCAGACGGTCGGACGCGGCTTCGACCGCATCGGCGACCTGGTCCCCGTCTTCATCGAGCACGGTCTCACCACCCTTCAGGAAGGCTGA
- a CDS encoding TetR/AcrR family transcriptional regulator, protein MPRTTDSDGTPVPQRLLAAATRLFAEQGYDRTSVQEIVEAAGVTKGALYHYFGSKDDLLHEVYARVLRIQQERLDAVADSDEPVEKRLRAAAADVVVTTIDNLDDAMIFWRSMHHLSPEKNKQVRAERRRYHERFRALVEEGQESGVFSKATPADLVVDYHFGSVHHLSTWYRPEGPMSPQQVADHLADLLLRALRP, encoded by the coding sequence GTGCCCAGGACGACGGACTCGGACGGCACCCCCGTACCTCAGCGGCTCCTGGCCGCCGCCACCCGGCTCTTCGCCGAGCAGGGCTACGACCGCACCTCGGTGCAGGAGATCGTCGAGGCGGCCGGGGTCACCAAAGGCGCGCTGTACCACTACTTCGGCTCCAAGGACGACCTCCTGCACGAGGTGTACGCGCGCGTGCTGCGCATCCAGCAGGAGAGACTGGACGCCGTCGCGGACTCCGACGAGCCGGTGGAGAAGCGGCTGCGGGCCGCGGCCGCGGACGTCGTGGTGACGACCATCGACAACCTCGACGACGCGATGATCTTCTGGCGGTCCATGCACCACCTCAGCCCCGAGAAGAACAAGCAGGTCCGCGCCGAGCGCCGCCGCTACCACGAGCGCTTCCGCGCGCTGGTCGAGGAGGGCCAGGAGTCGGGCGTCTTCTCCAAGGCCACCCCGGCGGACCTGGTCGTCGACTACCACTTCGGCTCGGTCCACCACCTGTCGACTTGGTACCGCCCTGAGGGCCCGATGAGCCCCCAGCAGGTAGCCGACCACCTGGCGGACTTGCTGCTACGAGCCCTGCGCCCGTAA